The genomic stretch ggattttgatttttttttttgcctggaGTACATGAGAGTTTTATGAGACTTGATGCTTTATTACGGCTCGGTTTATTTAGTAAAAAAAGGTAATTtacatatttttcctttttaagcCAGGAAAAGGTGAATGGTGAAACGATAAACCATCTTGTGCTCCATTCGGTTTACATGGTTTACAGCAAGCAATTGTTTATTTTGATTTTAGATGCAGTCAGGAAGGGTATTTTTCATCGAGCAGTAACAACGTTACGACGAGATCTGACATGTGAGTTTTTCTAGTTGGTTACCTAGGTTCCAGGTTGAATTAGCCAGGATACATTAACCAAAAGTGCCTTTTTAGCAAGTATAATTTATCTTTTAAATTGGGATGCAATCATGCCGCAGCAAGTTGAGGATATTTTCAATCGAGATGTAACAATGAAACCTCAGGAGAGTGATTTAAAAATGTTGCTAGCTTTCAGAGAGCACTGAAAAGGTTAAAAAACAAGCAATTTTGCAGCTGAAGCCCAGGCCAGAATACAAGCCTtgggggaaaagaaaaggcaagctGCGGATCATTATAAAGAATTATGGTACTTGGTAATGGGGCAAATGGCCCATAGTTACTTgcgaaaaaaaaagcaaacacGATGACTCCCTACTGAACTCTCTAATCATCCGACTCCATCATGGTCATCTTGGTGCTCAATAATCAGTATAACCCAAAATACATTAGAAAGTACTCTGAATTTCTATTTCTTGTGAAACCAAAAGAAAGGAGCAATAATGCACAAGCAATGCACTTCCAGGTCAACATTCATCTGCATTATAGTCTAGCAGTCAATTGAGCCCTGTATTCAAAAACTATAGTACAAACAAGACCTGCTCCTTATGACAGCATAACTTTCCAATTATGTGTCCAAAAACTAGGTAACATTCTTGAAGACAAGAAATCAGCACTGAATGacaattcccccccccccccccagaaAGTGGAAATTCTTGTCCACAACTCCACATAATTTTAGTTCCATGTAGCAGACGCAAGCATTTAACCAAAGAGTAACCACAATATGCCCGATATGCAGAACAAAAATACAGCTTGTGGCCGATATGGTAAAGACGAATTCAACACGACAACAACAATTGAACCTGATGGCTTGAACCATTCGCACTTAAACTGCTTGAAAGATAAGAACACAACATATTAAACGAAAAAAATATTTCTGGCAACATGATCAGCTTCACAACAGATAACAATGACTTCCACCCTTCATCTTAAACTGCTTGACCGAAAACAAAACAACCTGATAGCAGTAGCTCGGAAGAAGCCAATAGACACAAGACGATGGATTTGTCCATTTTGCAATGCATCATTGTTGAGCGGCACATCAGAGATCAGCAGCCCTCGCTAACGACAACAATCTGCCACGACCTGAAAAGATACCAAGCACAATACTCATAACCAACTGCCCAACTCACAATTTATAGTTTGATGTGCTATTGTACTTAGAATACATTCCAAAGGTTACAGGAGTGGACTTGACATGTGACTTTCAACTATGCCAGAAAGTAAcacgatgcattttttttttaaaaaaaaatctgaagcaAGGAAACAGATAACACAGATAGTACCACATCAACAAGGTTGCCTAATATTTAGCAATCTCTATTTTAGCCTAGCAGGCACTTGATGCTTCATAAACTACAACTATTCGACCACTCAACGACACTAGTGAAAAGGAGAAATTTATTCCAGGGTAATGAACCCATGATGCAATTGGCCCTGCTTCCCATGAACTGGTCCACATGGCAGCACAAGGTTTTCTGGCAGAAGAATAACCAGACCTGAGTCCAGAATTCACAAATGGCTGCAGAAACAATAGGTCATTTTTGTTCTATATGATGACAGCATAACCCAGACTATTTTTCAAGGTTTTAATAAAAGTGAAAAATATTCGAGTTCCACACCTGTTAGAATCTATTACCAAATGATAAACATTTTGTGGTGAAACTAAGCTATGACGTGGATCCTTGTACCATCATTTGTTTGTCAAAAAGTCTGATATCAACCCTATTGAAGACGAGATAAACATTGAAGTCATAAAAAAATTCAGGAAAAAGGAAATGGCATACTACACATAATTTTGTTCCAAGTAGCTGAGACAGGCATTAGACAAACAGCAACTGAAATGTACCTCACATATTAATCTGAAATACAACTTGGCAACATCATGATCAGGATGAATTCGACAAGATAAGAACATCAGGAGTAGTATAATTTATATGTAAACAGCTCAACAGAAATAAACGATTTGATAGTAGCAGCTTTGATAGAAACCAATAGCAACAGACTGATATCAGTTAGTCCCTACCAGCAATAACAATAATGTGCCAAGATCTGAAAGGATAACATGCACAAAACTCATAACCAACTACAAGTCAGCATTCCATTTCGGTGAGCTATGTGCTAGTACTAACTCCAATGGTTACAGCTTACAGGACTGGGTTCTAGATGTGAGCTTCAGCTATGCCAGAAAATAGCAGAATTTTTTTATAAGAAAGTCTGAAGCACGGTCAACGTGTTTGTGGTCATATTTAGCAATTCGAGCAATGCATGTCATGAACTCATGATCCTTAACATGTAAAATCtcatataaaaaaattatgtcATGTATATATGAACTCTAGCAGAGTCTTTGGAAAGCTCCATATATGAACTTAAACTAAAGCATATTACTTGTTCACAAGCCAGAAGCATCTAATTTAGCAAACATACAGAAGCTGTAGAGAAAATACAGGACAACAGACATTCAAGGAATAGCACCATACCTGGAGTGTAGAAGCCATGTAGGGTAGGACGCTAAAGTAGACTCCAGGCCCATCAACCTTCCTCACCCGCCCTGACTTGAGCTCTATAGTGAACAATCCAACATCTGTGCTTAAGAAGATGACACCCACACCCTCTGCAGAACCAACCACCTCTGGTATGTAATCAGTACCCACCCAGCAGCTCCTTCTGAATTGACCTTCCTTGACCACAGGTTGAGGCTGGAGCCCTCAATGCAGGCAAACCCGAGCGAGCCGTCCTCCATCGCCATGAGGGCAATGTCATCCTCGTCTGGAGACGGTGGTTTGATCAAGGATAAGCAATTCTGGCCCCACTCATACTTGACGATTGTGTTATCCAACCGAATTGTGTGGTAGATTGCATCTCCAACAAGGGTGCCTCGCCTAGGCTGGAGATAGGGTAGGTAGTCGGATCTCACTGCAAGTCCATCTCGCATATGCTGGATGTAGGCTTCACTACTTCTGTCAAGAGATACTGGCGTGCTCCACGCACCCGTCTCTGATGAGTACACGCTCGCAAAAATGTCATCCttgtagtcgtgggtggctacGAAGACGACGCGGAAGGGCCCGCCGTGGCAGTCGAGATGGTCGCAGCCGTCAGTGGCACAGAACACCGACGCGGAGTAGATCAGCCAGTCGATGTCCGGGTCGAGCAGGCCGTGCTTGTCTCCCGTGACGGGGTCCCAGACGAGGAGATCCATGGCTGGGTCCTCTCCTCCAGCATGCGGACgaggacgcggccgtggcggcagtCGAGGGGGAGCGTGTGGCCGCCGTCGGAGCCCGGGTGGGGGAAGTCGGGCATCGTCGCATCGATGTGGTGGAGGCGAAGCGGACGGGTGGGAGACCTTGCAGGACCTGGAGCCtgtggaggaggccgaggaggggaggggctccgTGGAAGACGCGGTACCGGCGGCGGAAGGCGGGGTCGCAGAGGACGCGGAGCCACGGCTTGCAGACGAGGGCGGCGCGGAAGAGGTGCTCGGGCTCGtccggcgggaggcggaggaggatctcTCCGACGAGCTCGTCCATCAGCTCCACGGGCCAGATTGAGGTGTCTCACGCTTCGTCCCGCTCAATATGGTTTAACTAATTTTTTTTCCGAGGATAATagtgttttttaaaaagaaaagacgaTGATCAtcttaaaaaaggaaaaaaaaatatgatgacTCATGACTGCTACAATTTCTTATTCGAAGAACAAAACATTGAATCATACATGGGGACGGAGGTACTTATTcagtttgataaaaaaaatacttttggaAACCATGAAGATTTATATTATTCCACTAATCCACTGATAGTATTGTAATAGGGAAGTTATTTTTACCGTCACAGATGCACTCTGCCATAACACCCGCTGCTCATGGTGTACCACTGTTGCAGTTCGTCGTTAAAAATTAAAGCCATTGGTACCAATGTCCTTTCATTCCATGTGTTCTTTTGCAAGTACAACCTGTTTTTAAAATGGGAAGTTGAGGACACTTTCCATCGAGTTGTAACAATGAAATCTCACACGAGTTTGAAATTTCAGAGAGCACTGAAGAAGTTCAGAACAAGCAATTCTGGCAGCTGACGCCCAGAATACAAGCCATCAAGGCATCAACTCTGCATGCAGCGAATCATTAATTAGCAAGCATTATGGAAGTTGGTCATCTTGCTGCCTGGAAACAGAGCAAACATAACTGACTCCCTACTGAACTCTTTTCGAATATCATCAGAGCCCATCATGGTCATCTTGCTGCTCAATAATCAGTATAGCCCAAAAGACATTAGACAGTACACTTAATTTCTATTTTcttgaaaacaaaagaaaagggagaaacGCAAAGCAATTCAACTTTGTCAtagaaaaaaaggggaaaacatGACTTCTAGGTAACATCTACCTACAGTATAGCCTAGCAGTCACCTCCCTAAATTGCCATAGGAGAAACAAGAGCTGCTTCTTATGACAGCATACCTTTCCAATCATGTGTCCGGAGACTAGTTGACAAAATTCTcgaatacaaaaaaaaaacaaatactgAATGGCATTTTTTTCCTTCAGAAAGTGGAAAAGATAGTCCACATAATTTTAGTTTCGACTCGAGCATTTAACCAAACAGTAACCAAGGCAAAACATGCCTGAATCTACAGAACAAAAATACAGTTTGTAGCCAATATGATCAGGGCGAATTCAACATGACAACAACAATTGAACCTGATGACTTGAACCACTCGCAGTTAAACTGCTCAACAGATAAAAACACCAACATATTAAACGGAAACACAATTTTCTGGTAACAAGATAAGCATCAGTTGAAAAAGAACCACAACAGATCACAATGACTTGCACCCTTCAGTCTGAAACCCCTCGACTGAAAACAAAACAACCTGATAGCAGTAACTCCGAAGAAGCCAACATCAGCAGACACAAGATTGCAATGCATCATTGCTGATAAGAAGCCTTCGCTAGCGACAACAATCTGCCACGATCTGTAAAGATACCAAGCACAAAACTCGTAACCAACTGTCCAACTCAGAATTTACAGTTTGATGTGCTACTGTACTTAGAACAAGTTCCAAAGGTTACAGGACTGCATTTAACATGTGCGCTTCAGCTATGCCAGAAAGTAGCATGATACATTTTAAGGAAAATCTGAAGCAAGGTTAACATATAATACTAAATCAACAAGGTTACCTAAATATTTAGCAATCTCTATTTAACCTAGCAGAGACTTTGTCTCTTCATCAACTATTCGTCCAATCAACGGCACTAGTGATAAGGAAACATTTTATTCCAGGGATATTAATGAACTAATGATTCAATTGGCCCTGCTTCCCATGGACAGGTCCACATGCCACATGATAGCACAAGGTTTGCAGGCAGAAGAATGACCAGATCAGAGTCCAGAATTCACAGATGGCCGCAGAAATAAGATGCAATTTTATTTTATGACAGCATAATGACATTATTTTCcaagttttttttaatgaaagtGAAAACTATCTGAGCTCCACAGTGCACACCTGTTAAATTATTTTCTTCAGTCTATTTACAAATGATAAACGTTTTGTGGATAAACTAAGCTATCTTCAATTGTTTGTCCAAAAAAGTTGGATACCGCTACTTGACAACCCATTAGAAGATGAGATCGATATCAAAGTCATTAAAATTTCTTGAAAGGTAAACAACATAGACCACACATAGTTTTTGTTCCAAGTAGCTGCGTCTAGCATTAGGCAAACAGTAACCGAGATATGCTCCACATATTTATCTGAAGTACAACTTTTCAACACTGATCAGAATGATCAATGAATTTTACAAGACAAGAACGATTGATCATAAGGACAATTTGAATGTAAACTGTTCAGCAAAGAATAAACAACATAATAGTAGCAGCTCAGAAAGAAACCAACAGTAGCAGACTGAGATCAGTTATAGTCCTTACTAGTGGTAACAATGTGCAACAATCAGAAAATATACCATGCACAAAACTCATAACAAACTCCATGTCAGCATTACATTTTGAACTATATGCTAGTACTAACTCAAAAGGTTACAGGACTGGGTTGAAGATGTGAGCTTCAGCTATGCCAGAAATTTATAGAATTTATTTTTCTAAGAAAGTCTGAAGCAAGGCAACAGGATAATACAAAACCAACATGTTTGAACGCTTATTTAGCAATTCGACCCATGCATGGTCATGGTCTTCCACGAGTCAAATCTCATAACAAAAATTTTGTTCTGTTTTCTAATGTCATATTAAGTTTTCTCTAGCTCACATAAAATTGTCTGTAAAGAACACATACTATGCTACTTACATTACAACTAATTGTTCACGAACCAGAACAATCTAATTAAGAAAACATACAGAAGCTGTAAAGAAAATGCAGGACAATAGACAAGCAAGGGCCAGCACAATACCTGGAGTGTAGAAGCTCATGTAGGGTAGGACACTAAAGTAGTCTCCAGGTTCGTCAACCTTTCTCACCCGCCCTGACTTGATCTCTATGGTGAATAAGCCAGCATCTGTGCTTATGAAGATGGCACCCACACCCTCTGCAGCACCAACCACAAATGGTACCTCACCAGGATCAACAACGGGTATAATTGTCTTCAGCTCGATGACCCTGCATTGCACCCATTCTGCAGCTCCTTCTGAACTGACCTTCCTCGACCACAAATAAAGGCTGGAACCCTCAATGCAGACAAACCCCAATGAACTGTCATCCATCACCATGAGGGCGATTCCGTATGCATCGTGCGGCGGTGGGTTAATCATGGATAAGCAGTTGTTGCACCCGTCGTACTTGATGATTGCATGACCCCGCCGAAGCGTGAAGTAGATTTCATCTCCGATAACGGCAGCTCGCCTAGGCTGGACATAAGGTAAGTGGTAGCGGTCTTCTTGAATGGCATCTTCCATATGCTGCACATAGCATTCACAACTATCGCCAAGAGATGCTGGCGCGCTCCACACACCCGTTTCCGAGGAGTACAAGCTCACCTTAACCAGTAGGTCATGGTCGTCGGTGGCCATAAAGAGCACGCGGAAGGGGCCGCCGTGGCAGTCGAGATGATCGCAGCCGACGGCGGTGCAGAACacggcggcggtgtggatgAGCCAATCGATGTCCGGTTTAGGCGCCAAGTGCCGGTCGCCCGTGACGGGGTCCCAGACGAGGTAAACCAGACTCTCTTCCCCTTCCCCCCACATCTGGACgaggacgcggccgtggcggcagtCGAGGGGGAGCGTTTGGCCGCCGTCGGAGCCCGGGTGGGGGAAGTCGGGCATCGATGTGGTGGAGGCGAAGCGGACGGGTGGGGGACCTTGCAGGACCTGGAGCCtgtggaggaggccgaggaggggaggggctccgTGGAAGACGCGGTACCGGCGGCGGAAGGCGGGGTCGCTGAGGACGCGGAGCCACGGCTTGCAGACGAGGGCGGCGCGGAAGAGGTGCTCGGGCTCTtccggcgggaggcggaggaggatctcgGCGGTGACGTCGTCGATCAGctccgtcggcgtcggcggcagcggcagcggcgccatgGTGCGCTCGTGGTCGGCGGATGCGTGAGGGGAGTGGGTGGGGTTTGGGTTGCGGAGAGGCGACGCGTGACGGCGTGAGCGAGACAGCCGGTTGGGCTCGACCAAGGCCCACACATCTTTTGGCCCGTGTCACGCGGCCTGGCTCACCAaaatttgtatttgaaaatGACAGCTACTGCTACAAAATTCTCTTGGAAATGTATATGAATACGATAGCTACAAAATTTCTCACTGATGTTGCCGAGCAATTGGATCGGCATGAGCAGGTTGTACACTCAAATGTGACTGACTGCTGGGCCTGGGCCTGGACCTGCACGTTTAGGAAACGTGAAACGTTTCTGCTGCCATTTGAGCTCGATTTCATTTTTTCCAACTTTCGTAAGGCAAGGttaaatttcaaatttatttATTTCGCAAAAAAAAGATCCTGTTATAGGAGGACTGCTCAACAACTTCCATAaagattttattaaaaaaggaaaaatatcagAGTTCCATATCTCTTAGAATCTATTTGCAAATGATAAACATTTTGTGGTGAAATTAAGTTATGTTTCGTGTATCAccaattgttttttttaaaaaaaggtctGATATTGCTAATTGACAAGCCTTTTCAAGACGAGAAAAACATCGAAATCACAAACACTGAAATgccattttttttaagaaagtgGAAATGATAGTCCACATAGTTTTAGTTTTGACTCTAGCATTTAACAAAACAGTAACCAAAATATGCCTGATCTACAGAACAAAAATACAGTTTGTGCCCAATATGATCAGGACGAATTCAGCATGACAGCAACAATTGAACCTGATGGCTTGAATCATTCACACTTAAACTGTTCAACAGATAAGAAACCAACAGATTAAATGGAAATACAATTTACTTGCAACAAGATCAGCATCAATTGAACAATAACCAAACAGATCACAATGGCAGATCGCAATGGATCAGCAAAAGAGTAATAACTGCATACGCTGCTCTCCTTGaacatatgatttttttttctgaatttcttcGACCAGAAATTTATCGTTATAGCTACTGCTGCCCGCTGGTGGACGCCGAGCTCTCTGTCGCCGGCGAGCCTTGTTGCGGCGCCTCCGGCGTCTACATCCCCGCCCCGATGTCGACGCCAAAGAGAAGTACTCTGCCCGGCGCCGCAGGCGGCCTGGATGCAGGGGTTCTCTCCACCGctggccgcgccgcctccacggccggcggtgcaggcggcgccTCGTCGGCTTCGACCGACGACAGCGCCAGCGTGAGGTCGGCGACGGCTTCCGCGGGCGGCGGAAGTGGCCGGACAACGAGGACGCGCGGCTTCTTCTTGGGCACGATCGGCGGGCCGGTCCAGTGCTTCCTCTTGTGGCCGCCGAGCTGCACCCCCGTGCGGAACTCGGCGCCGCACTCGTTGCACACGTGCACCTTCTCCGGCCTGGGGTTGCGGCGGCCCGCCGGGGCGGCGTCGCCGTCTGCCGGGaggggtgccgccgccgcggcgagctccCGGTTCTTGTGCCCGACCATGTGGCCGCCGAGCCCCTGGTGGTTCCGGAACCACATGCCGCACTTCTTGCACGTGTACCCGTTCGGGTCCTGCCGTCCTGCAGCTCCCGCagccggcggcgcgacgggcggctGCTGGTGAACATGTTGCTCCCGtgcaggcggcggctgcggcgcgatGGGCTGGTGGTGGATGACGGCTTCGGTTGGCGGATTGGCGGCTGTGGCTGCTCCTGCCACAGCTATCTCCATGGCGTCGTcgtgcgccggcggcgcgctgctGCTCTGACCGGAAAGATTGGCTCTTGCAGACGCCGTGGACATGGATGACACGTTGGCCAGCGGCATAGGCTGCAAGACAACCGTGGGCTCCGCAGGCACGTTAGCCGTGGATTGGACAGGCTCGGCGCTCGGAGAGACAGCCACAGCCGCCCTGGCCGCCGGTCCCGAGCAGCCTCGCTTGCCGGTGCCGCCCCATCCCTGCGCGACGGATGAGGACGTgctggcgccgccgtcgtcccccgGGACGACGCCGAAGCTGGTTTCGCGGTCGCAGTCGCTGACGGTCTCGTCGGACTCGCTCGGGGAGTGGCGGTTGTAGTACTCCTCTGTGTCCGTCTCCGATTGGCATCCGGCGGGGTCGAACTCGCCTTCCTCCAGCTCGTCGTCGTCCAGCTCGGCGTGGCACCGgcgaccgccgcgccgccaccggtcGTCTTCCGCGGAGCCCGACGCCATCACGGGCACGTCACGTGCTAGAGTTCTCAGCCGGCGTGGCGATGTGAGTTTGTGCTTGGATTGCTTCACTTCACGGTCCTTTTTATTGCCGGTGGTCACCTGCGCTCCCCGGACGCGTCGCGGCGGCAAGGACTCGAGTCCGAGGCCGATACGACGACGACCACCTGCTTGTCAGCGTCACACGGCTGCCGTGGTCGATCCCGTGGCGGAATCGAACAGCCGCGTCACCCAGTCCTGCTCCTACTCGCATTCCTGCACACGGACAGTACCAGCTGGCCATCCGAATCCGATTCCGGTAATCGGGACGGTGGGTGACCTTAGAGATGCAGCTGCAAACTCCACAGGCCAACCTCAATCAGTCGATGCAACTTATTTCACTAGTCCTTCTCCTTCACCTGAGTTGAGGATCCATGAAAGTGCTCCAACTCCAACCAGGGTTTTAAATTTTTAATCCGAATTAAACCAAACTTGGGAAGTTGGGAGAAGGCGACCGTTGCTTTCTGCTAGCTTCAATTTGGCCCCAAAATGCCAGGATATACTCGCCGGTACCCAGAACTAGTATCGCCATAGCTTCATCCAAGGCTTGAGGTCACAAACACCGCTTGCGTTTCTTAGTTGAAGTGCCCAGCAGATGCCAATGCAGCACCCCTTCAAATCATCAGCTAGCTAGGCAAAAACCAAAAAAGGACATGCCTAGGAGAAGCAGATCATGACCACCAAAAAGAACTCTTTCCCAAGATGGATTAAAGCATTCAAGCATCACCCTCCAGGCTCCCACtaggggggtgtttgatactagatactaaactttagcagtgtcacagcggatatttggatgctaattaggaggactaaacatgagctaattataaaactaattgcagaacccctcggctaattcacgagacaaatctattaagcctaattaatccatcattagcaaatggttactgtagcaccacattgtcaaatcatggactaattaggcttaatagattcgtctcgcgaattagactccatctgtgcaattagttttgtaattcgGCTATGTTTAGGACCNNNNNNNNNNNNNNNNNNNNNNNNNNNNNNNNNNNNNNNNNNNNNNNNNNNNNNNNNNNNNNNNNNNNNNNNNNNNNNNNNNNNNNNNNNNNNNNNNNNNGCATCCCTTACGCTGGTAAGTAAGATTCTAACATCAGTGTGTTTTCCATGTTGTGAGACACGATTTCACCAACAAGGTACGTGAACTTTCCATGTCCGGTCAGAGTTATCTTTGAACATCTCTGAATAGACCCTTTCCAGCTCCCATGTGGCCCCACGGATGAGAAAgttcacctgaaaaagatgcATGTGAGGACCATAATAGGAGCAATGCAAATAGTATGATTTCACATCAATGCAACCttattgcatagatggagtgtaattcgcgagacgaatctattaagcctaattagtccatgatttgacaatgtggtgctacagtaaccatttgctaatgatggattaattaggcttaatagattcgtctcgcgaattagcacagggttctgcaattagttttataattagctcatatttagttcttctaattagcatccgaacatccgatgtgacactgttaaagtttaacacctcgtatccaaacacccccttaatactcctaattagtatcaaacatccaatgtgacaggtgctaaactttagcaagggggagccaaacaggccctaaaatgACCTGTAGGCAAAAACTGgtcatcatatatatatattctgacacatttattttcttcttgACTTGCCATGCAAAAATAAATGGCACAAAAGCTAGGTAAGTATATGTTTATTTTCCTTCATTCTTCCTCCCATGAATGTGCTCCTGGTGCTGTATGTGGTAGTGGTAGAACTGTATAAGCTGAGAAATAAAATTCTTGTTACATATATTACATATTGTCCATATTTAAATAGTACAAAACAGATTTGTTAAGAAAAGAACATGATAGAATTGCCTACTTACTTCCGCATTGGGTTCCAGCTGGCACCGGTTTGTGGCACACTTCTGAAAGATGAACAAGCTCAAAAGGACTTATTTTCTTCTCGTACTGAGGATTGTACAAATGCAAGTCATGTTGGACTCTTCCATAGCATGGGTACAAGGGACACTAGGATGGACCCAAAATCCCCAATTTTGAGAGTTTTCAGGCATTTGTGCAAAACTGATACTTTCTCGTCGTaaccaggggcggatctagagTCCGAGCTGCCAGGGCTGCAGCCTGGGGTGAGCCCATGTAGCCCCTTTAACATATGTGATATTTaactaaaaaaattatgatCTCAATTAGAGAAAAGGAGATCCAGGAGGCGTGAATCAGCAGCTCAGCCCGAGCGCAGCCctgttctggatccgcccctgatcGTAACAATCTGTCTCTCCCCAAGTTTGATGTGCTGTGAACATGCTAAAAACTAAACCAAAGACCAGGATGTGAAATATAACTTTAATAGTCATCTTGTACCAGCATGGTGTTGGCATTCTCTAAGTCTAAGAATTGCTCATGTTGTATCCTACTACATTCGGATATCATGCTTGCAAGGCCCAATTCTATTTATATCATATGAGATGAGCATGAGTACATATTAATGTCCAAGATTACTCAAACGGATATTACCACATTTAAAATCTGAGTCAAAAAGATAAAAGTAAATGTTTGGGAATCTTTGAAGAAACTATGAATCCAGCATTAAATTCGATAGGAAATAATTTATTGGATACCTTTGAACCTATGGACAAACAAATTGGAGAACATTATTTAATTCTAGAATCTCGGTATTTCTTATTACAAATTATACCAGATTACTTGTTACAAATTGAAGGAAACATGCTgctacatatttttttaattggtACATGCTGCTACATTGATACAACATTAAGCCCTCTGTCGTGAAACCaactataatttttttctcttttagaaataaaattatttttatggATAGATCAAAAATGAAAATATTTGACTTTGGACAAACCAAAAAACAACCAACCAGGTTTGGTCTAAAGGTGAACAACGTCCAGAAATACTTGGATGTGTTCATTTTATACACCAATTAGACCTCCAACgactatttttttaagaaaacgTCAGGAGCTCTACCCTTCATTTAGATCCAAACACGCCCCTGCTCGCAGTCCCTACTCGCGGTCCTGCACATGGACAGCACCACACATCACTCTGAGTCCGATTCGGAAACAAGACGCGTCACCTGAAGATGTAATTGCAAACTCCACGGGTGATGCAAACTTAGCTCACAAGCTTACTTCACCTAAGTTCTGAATCCATGACGACCAAGTGCTACCACAAACAAGATTTAATCCAGCATGAGTCTAGATACCAGGATCGAACTACAGAAGTACAGAACCAATACTATACAACCGGGGTTCACGGTTTCACCGCCACCAATTGTAGATAATCGGGACCATCAGCATATATAGGCTCATAGGCTTGAGATCACAAACACAACCTCTATTTCTTACTTAACATCCTCTGAATAAAGGTAGAAAATGCCCAACAGAAAATAAACCACTTCAGATCATAAGCTGTGCTGGAACA from Setaria italica strain Yugu1 chromosome II, Setaria_italica_v2.0, whole genome shotgun sequence encodes the following:
- the LOC101771148 gene encoding uncharacterized protein LOC101771148, with translation MAPLPLPPTPTELIDDVTAEILLRLPPEEPEHLFRAALVCKPWLRVLSDPAFRRRYRVFHGAPPLLGLLHRLQVLQGPPPVRFASTTSMPDFPHPGSDGGQTLPLDCRHGRVLVQMWGEGEESLVYLVWDPVTGDRHLAPKPDIDWLIHTAAVFCTAVGCDHLDCHGGPFRVLFMATDDHDLLVKVSLYSSETGVWSAPASLGDSCECYVQHMEDAIQEDRYHLPYVQPRRAAVIGDEIYFTLRRGHAIIKYDGCNNCLSMINPPPHDAYGIALMVMDDSSLGFVCIEGSSLYLWSRKVSSEGAAEWVQCRVIELKTIIPVVDPGEVPFVVGAAEGVGAIFISTDAGLFTIEIKSGRVRKVDEPGDYFSVLPYMSFYTPDRGRLLSLAKASYQQ